A window of the Procambarus clarkii isolate CNS0578487 chromosome 79, FALCON_Pclarkii_2.0, whole genome shotgun sequence genome harbors these coding sequences:
- the LOC138357711 gene encoding golgin subfamily A member 6-like protein 25: MVRVRQESVEEQWVRVRQESVEGQWVRVRQESVEGQWVRVRQESVEEQWVRVRQESVEEQWVRVRQESVEEQWVRVRQESVEEQWVRVRQESVEEQWVRVRQESVEEQWVRVRQESVEEQWVRVRQESVEEQWVRVRQESVEEQWVRVRQESVEEQWVRVRQESVEEQWVRVRQESVEEQWVRVRQESVEEQWVRVRQESVEEEQWVRVRQESVEEQWVRVRQESMEEQWVRVRQESVEEEQWVRVRQESVEEQWVRVRQESMEEQWVRVRQESVEEEQWVRVRQESVEEQWVRVRQESVEEQWVRVRQESVEEKQWVRVRVRQESVEEEQWVRVRVRQESVEEEQWVRVRVRQESVEEKQWVRVRVRQESVEEEQWVRVRVRQESVEEEQWVRVRVRQESVEEEQWVRCSMMLPSSTPIAGVQWGLTAVSIMWFETPGTSV, encoded by the exons ATGGTCAGGGTGAGACAAGAGAGCGTGGAGGAGCAGTGGGTCAGGGTGAGACAAGAGAGCGTGGAGGGGCAGTGGGTCAGGGTGAGACAAGAGAGCGTGGAGGGGCAGTGGGTCAGGGTGAGACAAGAGAGCGTGGAGGAGCAGTGGGTCAGGGTGAGACAAGAGAGCGTGGAGGAGCAGTGGGTCAGGGTGAGACAAGAGAGCGTGGAGGAGCAGTGGGTCAGGGTGAGACAAGAGAGCGTGGAGGAGCAGTGGGTCAGGGTGAGACAAGAGAGCGTGGAGGAACAGTGGGTCAGGGTGAGACAAGAGAGCGTGGAGGAGCAGTGGGTCAGGGTGAGACAAGAGAGCGTGGAGGAGCAGTGGGTCAGGGTGAGACAAGAGAGCGTGGAGGAGCAGTGGGTCAGGGTGAGACAAGAGAGCGTGGAGGAACAGTGGGTCAGGGTGAGACAAGAGAGCGTGGAGGAGCAGTGGGTCAGGGTGAGACAAGAGAGCGTGGAGGAACAGTGGGTCAGGGTGAGACAAGAGAGCGTGGAGGAGCAGTGGGTCAGGGTGAGACAAGAGAGCGTGGAGGAACAGTGGGTCAGGGTGAGACAAGAGAGCGTGGAGGAGGAGCAGTGGGTCAGGGTGAGACAAGAGAGCGTGGAGGAGCAGTGGGTCAGGGTGAGACAAGAGAGCATGGAGGAACAGTGGGTCAGGGTGAGACAAGAGAGCGTGGAGGAGGAGCAGTGGGTCAGGGTGAGACAAGAGAGCGTGGAGGAGCAGTGGGTCAGGGTGAGACAAGAGAGCATGGAGGAACAGTGGGTCAGGGTTAGACAAGAGAGCGTGGAGGAGGAGCAGTGGGTCAGGGTGAGACAAGAGAGCGTGGAGGAGCAGTGGGTCAGGGTGAGACAAGAGAGCGTGGAGGAGCAGTGGGTCAGGGTGAGACAAGAGAGCGTGGAGGAGAAGCAGTGGGTCAGGGTGAGAGTGAGACAAGAGAGCGTGGAGGAGGAGCAGTGGGTCAGGGTGAGAGTGAGACAAGAGAGCGTGGAGGAGGAGCAGTGGGTCAGGGTGAGAGTGAGACAAGAGAGCGTGGAGGAGAAGCAGTGGGTCAGGGTGAGAGTGAGACAAGAGAGCGTGGAGGAGGAGCAGTGGGTCAGGGTGAGAGTGAGACAAGAGAGCGTGGAGGAGGAGCAGTGGGTCAGGGTGAGAGTGAGACAAGAGAGCGTGGAGGAGGAGCAGTGGGTCAGG tgcagcatgatgctgccGTCTtcaacacctattgcaggtgttcagtggggtctcACAGCTGTTagtattatgtggtttgagacacctggtACATCTGTGTAA